The proteins below come from a single ANME-2 cluster archaeon genomic window:
- a CDS encoding glycosyltransferase: MLSPIAWSTPPKQYGPWELIVSLLTEGLVKRGFDVTLFATADSKTAGKLHTVSPRPYEEDKELDPKVWECLHISELFEHADEFDIIHNHYDFLPLSYSGLVQTPVVTTIHGFSSTKILPVYQKYNGTVFYVSISDADRSPHLDYMATVHHGIDIDLFSFNEKTGDYILFLGRIHPDKGAREAIEIARAAGMRLRIAGYIQDQHYYETEVKPFIDNDQITYEGHVNNDVKISLLSNAIALLHPIHFEEPFGLTVVESMACGTPIIANKKGSMPELIQEGENGFLVNDIEGAVIALNKIPGISRRRCREIAKERFSVERMVDDYIRTYEIILSKCKREDHRPWGYYETISESSDSKVKRINVYSGKRLSLQRHRQRDEHWYVIKGIGLVRLNDREFQLQSGDSIEIPKGASHRITNLDQDNLVFIEVQTGEYFGEDDIERIEDDFGRE; the protein is encoded by the coding sequence ATGCTCTCTCCCATTGCCTGGAGTACACCGCCAAAGCAATATGGCCCATGGGAGCTTATCGTATCCCTGCTTACGGAGGGACTGGTGAAGCGGGGTTTTGATGTAACTCTGTTTGCAACGGCAGACTCTAAAACAGCCGGGAAACTTCATACCGTTAGTCCAAGGCCGTATGAGGAGGATAAGGAATTAGATCCTAAGGTCTGGGAATGCCTTCACATCTCAGAATTATTTGAGCATGCCGATGAATTCGATATTATCCACAATCATTATGATTTCCTGCCACTCAGCTACAGCGGACTGGTTCAGACCCCTGTGGTAACAACCATACACGGATTTTCATCAACAAAGATCCTCCCTGTTTACCAGAAATATAACGGGACAGTTTTTTATGTTTCCATCAGCGATGCAGATCGATCTCCCCACCTTGATTATATGGCCACAGTGCATCACGGTATTGATATTGACTTATTTTCTTTCAATGAAAAAACTGGTGATTATATTTTATTTCTGGGACGTATCCATCCTGATAAGGGAGCTCGGGAAGCCATTGAAATCGCCAGAGCGGCAGGTATGAGACTTCGTATTGCCGGGTACATTCAGGACCAACATTATTATGAGACAGAGGTAAAACCCTTTATTGATAATGATCAGATAACATATGAAGGCCATGTGAACAATGATGTAAAAATTTCGTTATTATCAAATGCTATCGCCTTGCTCCACCCCATACATTTTGAGGAGCCTTTCGGGCTTACTGTGGTTGAATCAATGGCATGTGGCACACCAATCATTGCAAATAAAAAGGGTTCAATGCCCGAGCTGATTCAGGAAGGAGAGAATGGATTTCTGGTTAATGATATCGAAGGAGCAGTAATTGCATTGAATAAAATTCCTGGCATTTCGCGCAGGAGATGCAGGGAAATTGCCAAGGAACGTTTCTCTGTTGAGAGAATGGTGGACGATTATATCAGGACCTACGAGATCATCTTATCGAAATGCAAAAGGGAAGACCATCGGCCGTGGGGATACTATGAGACTATTTCTGAATCGTCCGATAGTAAAGTTAAACGTATTAATGTCTATTCCGGTAAACGATTATCCCTCCAGCGTCACAGGCAAAGGGATGAACACTGGTACGTAATCAAAGGAATCGGGCTGGTACGCCTGAATGATAGAGAGTTCCAGCTTCAATCTGGAGATTCAATTGAGATCCCAAAAGGTGCCTCGCACCGGATAACTAACCTCGATCAGGATAACCTGGTCTTTATAGAAGTCCAAACAGGAGAGTATTTCGGTGAAGACGATATCGAACGTATAGAAGACGATTTTGGACGTGAATAA
- a CDS encoding flavin reductase family protein, which produces MKKRSIPITKANYLINHGPTVLITSGTEERDNIMTLAWQMPASGNPVRLAISVAPERFSHELITQGKAFGVNLPTIQLYKTVLLCGSQSGREIDKFKRSGLTRMAAKKIPCPLIRECVGHIECRLVNAWNAGNHTIFLGEVVAACADEDAFNSHLQLNNNIQTLHHMGGPYFAHPLGVKELTI; this is translated from the coding sequence ATGAAAAAGCGCTCAATTCCAATCACAAAGGCCAATTATTTGATAAATCACGGCCCGACCGTACTGATCACATCAGGGACAGAGGAACGGGATAATATAATGACTTTGGCCTGGCAGATGCCAGCAAGTGGCAACCCTGTGAGATTGGCTATTTCAGTAGCTCCAGAACGTTTTTCCCACGAATTGATCACGCAGGGCAAAGCTTTTGGCGTTAACCTTCCCACCATCCAGTTATACAAGACAGTTCTGCTGTGTGGAAGTCAATCGGGCCGGGAAATAGATAAATTCAAAAGATCAGGGTTGACAAGGATGGCGGCCAAAAAAATTCCATGCCCCCTTATCAGAGAATGTGTGGGCCATATAGAATGCCGCCTGGTAAATGCCTGGAATGCCGGGAACCACACCATATTTCTTGGAGAAGTGGTGGCGGCTTGCGCAGACGAAGATGCTTTCAACAGTCATCTTCAGTTGAATAATAACATTCAAACCCTGCATCATATGGGTGGGCCTTATTTCGCCCATCCCCTGGGTGTTAAGGAGTTGACAATATGA